From the genome of Nicotiana sylvestris chromosome 2, ASM39365v2, whole genome shotgun sequence, one region includes:
- the LOC138884881 gene encoding uncharacterized protein, with amino-acid sequence MWKAKIPLDDFLKKVGYCMPSKCWCCVQPDEESLQHLFFRSETAKTTWKYFLLRAGIAVEGVTLHQAITKYWTANVCLRLKPVMQALPSCVVWELWKRRNSMKYVDAVTTSRVIYQVSSNLQALVKVRKPGMDMVPHKWKDLLAMMENFTPKLKVTKFMWELPSAVWLKVNTDGASRGNPGRSSIGFCIRNENGNIVKSVGRDIEETTNTVAEAKAMVEALRFCKFQQYSHVWLQTDSMLLKKIMDGIWKPPWIISEQVEEMMQLMNGAITQLLIFIGRATSWLIIWLIML; translated from the coding sequence ATGTGGAAAGCAAAGATACCTTTAGATGATTTCTTGAAAAAGGTAGGCTACTGCATGCCATCAAAATGTTGGTGTTGTGTACAACCTGATGAGGAATCTCTTCAGCACTTGTTTTTTAGATCAGAAACTGCAAAGACAACTTGGAAGTATTTTCTATTGAGGGCAGGAATAGCTGTGGAGGGAGTTACATTGCACCAAGCAATCACAAAATATTGGACTGCAAATGTGTGCTTAAGGCTCAAACCAGTAATGCAAGCACTCCCCTCATGCGTAGTATGGGAACTctggaaaagaagaaatagtatGAAGTATGTTGATGCTGTGACAACTAGCAGGGTGATTTATCAAGTTTCATCAAATCTCCAGGCATTGGTGAAAGTGAGAAAGCCTGGGATGGACATGGTACCTCACAAATGGAAAGATCTTCTAGCTATGATGGAAAATTTCACTCCCAAACTTAAGGTTACCAAATTCATGTGGGAACTTCCAAGTGCAGTATGGCTAAAAGTTAATACGGATGGGGCATCGAGGGGAAATCCAGGCAGGAGCTCAATAGGTTTTTGTATAAGAAATGAAAATGGTAACATAGTCAAGTCAGTAGGGAGGGATATTGAGGAGACAACAAACACAGTAGCTGAAGCGAAGGCCATGGTAGAAGCACTAAGGTTCTGCAAATTTCAACAATACTCTCATGTATGGCTTCAAACTGACTCAATGTTATTAAAAAAGATAATGGATGGGATTtggaaaccaccatggatcataTCTGAGCAGGTAGAGGAAATGATGCAACTAATGAATGGGGCAATTACACAGTTACTCATATTCATAGGGAGGGCAACAAGCTGGCTGATCATTTGGCTAATTATGCTTTAG